The following proteins are encoded in a genomic region of Galbibacter sp. BG1:
- a CDS encoding RNA polymerase sigma factor has product MQVTAQDIKEHIHLAKKGDQKSFSFLLNNFWIDVYSFQLLRTRNENEAEDITIRTFSRAFDKIESYNDEYEFKTWLITISKNIHIDLIRKKQSEVSHKTLQQEDSNIYNVADSTPSAEDNLITEQNLASLLQHIKKLKPHYQEVINLRYFQELSYAEIAKELNEPLNNVKVKLLRAKKLLAEIIHQKKK; this is encoded by the coding sequence TTGCAAGTAACCGCACAAGACATCAAAGAACATATACACCTCGCCAAAAAAGGTGACCAAAAGTCCTTTAGTTTCCTACTGAATAATTTTTGGATTGATGTATATAGTTTTCAACTTTTGCGAACAAGAAACGAAAACGAAGCTGAAGATATTACCATAAGAACGTTTTCCAGGGCTTTTGATAAGATAGAATCTTATAATGATGAATATGAGTTTAAGACATGGCTTATTACCATTTCCAAAAACATCCATATCGATCTCATCCGAAAGAAACAATCGGAAGTTAGCCATAAAACCCTACAGCAAGAAGATAGCAACATCTATAATGTAGCCGACAGCACACCTTCTGCGGAAGACAATTTAATTACTGAACAAAACTTGGCCAGCCTTTTACAACATATAAAAAAGCTGAAGCCACACTACCAAGAAGTTATCAACCTTAGGTATTTTCAAGAATTGTCCTATGCAGAAATAGCGAAAGAACTTAACGAGCCTTTAAACAATGTTAAGGTTAAACTCTTAAGGGCAAAAAAGTTGTTGGCCGAAATTATTCACCAAAAAAAGAAATAA
- a CDS encoding membrane or secreted protein, with product MKLILISIVLLGLAFAGIAIKIWGKKDGKFAGTCASQSPFLNKEGEACSFCGKMPDEQDCKAEPQHN from the coding sequence ATGAAACTTATATTAATTAGCATTGTATTATTAGGATTGGCTTTTGCTGGAATTGCTATTAAAATTTGGGGAAAGAAAGACGGTAAATTTGCCGGAACATGTGCCAGTCAATCCCCCTTTTTAAACAAAGAGGGCGAAGCGTGCAGCTTTTGTGGAAAAATGCCAGATGAACAAGATTGCAAAGCAGAACCTCAACACAATTAA
- a CDS encoding MCP four helix bundle domain-containing protein has protein sequence MSNDGKKDFKQRFNLALALVVVFVLILATNLLDKKHFDTAQEALTTVYEDRVVAQNYIFQMNSIVFEKELKLSNQSSTLKVTSDGKSLDDLVANFSTTKLTAAEERQFESLKKNIEKLKKLEASYSKDNLENKSNYEPVFEALKNDLEELSEIQLSEGKNRTLFAQKSLETNQLLSSLELGLLIVIGITLQFIIFYRVKIGFSKNPGEKSMRIE, from the coding sequence ATGAGTAACGACGGTAAAAAAGATTTTAAGCAACGATTTAATTTGGCCTTGGCTTTGGTAGTGGTATTTGTATTAATTCTGGCTACCAATCTTTTGGATAAAAAGCATTTTGATACCGCACAAGAAGCTTTAACTACGGTTTACGAAGACCGTGTTGTGGCTCAAAACTATATTTTTCAAATGAACAGTATTGTTTTTGAAAAAGAATTGAAATTAAGTAATCAATCCTCAACACTCAAGGTTACCAGCGATGGGAAATCTTTAGACGATTTGGTGGCCAATTTTTCAACCACCAAATTAACCGCGGCAGAAGAGCGTCAATTTGAATCCCTTAAAAAAAACATAGAAAAACTTAAAAAACTTGAAGCATCCTATTCAAAAGACAATTTGGAAAATAAATCCAACTACGAACCGGTCTTTGAGGCGCTTAAAAACGATTTGGAAGAACTTTCTGAAATTCAGCTTAGCGAAGGTAAAAACAGAACGCTGTTTGCCCAAAAGTCTTTGGAAACAAATCAATTACTCTCCAGCCTCGAACTAGGATTACTAATTGTTATTGGAATTACCTTACAGTTTATAATTTTTTATCGGGTTAAAATTGGCTTTTCCAAGAATCCAGGAGAGAAATCCATGAGGATTGAATAA
- the nhaA gene encoding Na+/H+ antiporter NhaA has protein sequence MKKILTPFQSFIKIEGLSGLLLVLATAVALIWANSPLSDLYFEIWQYDLGIATEGFEFTKPLLLWINDGLMAIFFFLIGLEIKREVLIGELNSVKKVAFPLFGALGGMIIPVGVFLFLNQNPDTEGAWGVPMATDIAFSLAVLNMLGKRVPLNLKIFLTAFAIVDDIGAVLVIALFYSTSLKLVLLLIAFVILGFLYYLSSRGFYSKFLITFAGIAVWFLFLKAGIHPTLAGILMAFAVPIRQDLKTSAFIESIDGIYSDIKEAKVLDKPLLSDQQLQHVNNLEHIVDKFRSPLQSLENNLHGWVAYFIIPVFALANAGINLFGMTGVKWPLVFNIAVCLVLGKGLGISLVVFLAKKLKWITIPWDINKKQIVGVSFLAGIGFTMAIFIANLAFSSSVYLNSAKIGILIGSALAAVIGYIILRMNKPAENPIY, from the coding sequence ATGAAAAAAATACTTACTCCATTTCAGAGCTTTATTAAAATTGAAGGTTTAAGTGGTTTACTTTTAGTATTGGCTACTGCAGTAGCGCTTATCTGGGCCAATTCTCCCTTGTCTGATTTATACTTCGAGATTTGGCAATACGATCTTGGTATTGCAACTGAAGGTTTTGAGTTTACCAAACCGCTTTTGTTATGGATTAACGACGGATTGATGGCCATATTTTTCTTTTTGATTGGTCTGGAAATAAAAAGGGAGGTGCTCATAGGAGAATTAAACTCTGTTAAAAAAGTAGCTTTTCCGCTCTTTGGGGCATTGGGCGGAATGATTATTCCCGTTGGGGTTTTTCTTTTTTTGAATCAGAATCCAGATACAGAAGGAGCTTGGGGAGTTCCTATGGCAACCGATATTGCATTTTCGCTGGCTGTTTTAAATATGCTCGGTAAAAGAGTGCCACTCAATTTAAAGATTTTTTTAACGGCTTTTGCTATCGTAGACGATATAGGGGCTGTATTAGTAATTGCACTTTTTTACAGTACCAGTTTAAAATTAGTTTTATTGTTGATAGCGTTTGTAATCTTAGGCTTTTTGTATTATTTGTCTAGTCGAGGCTTCTATTCTAAGTTCTTAATAACGTTTGCAGGAATAGCGGTTTGGTTTTTGTTTCTGAAGGCTGGAATACATCCCACGTTGGCGGGAATATTAATGGCTTTTGCCGTACCTATTCGTCAGGACTTAAAAACCTCTGCTTTTATAGAGAGTATTGACGGAATTTATAGTGATATAAAAGAAGCTAAAGTTCTTGATAAACCCCTTTTATCCGACCAACAATTACAGCATGTAAATAATCTTGAACACATCGTGGACAAATTTAGGTCGCCCCTTCAAAGCTTAGAGAATAATTTACACGGTTGGGTGGCCTATTTTATCATTCCGGTTTTTGCATTGGCCAATGCCGGAATTAATCTATTTGGAATGACTGGGGTAAAATGGCCTTTGGTTTTCAATATAGCGGTTTGTTTGGTTCTCGGGAAAGGTTTAGGGATTAGTTTAGTAGTGTTTTTAGCCAAAAAATTGAAATGGATTACCATACCATGGGACATAAATAAGAAACAAATTGTCGGTGTTTCTTTTCTGGCTGGTATTGGGTTTACCATGGCTATTTTTATTGCAAACTTGGCTTTTTCATCATCAGTTTACCTTAATTCGGCCAAAATAGGAATTTTAATAGGCTCGGCCCTTGCTGCGGTGATCGGATATATAATTTTACGGATGAATAAACCCGCCGAAAATCCTATTTATTGA
- a CDS encoding arylsulfatase, whose amino-acid sequence MNSKILQIVTLCAYLVLGCSEKNKTAEKSAEGPRDKPNIIFIMADDLGYGDIEPFGQKYIKTPNLNRLAKEGMRFTQHYAGNTVCAPSRCALMTGMHMGHAEIRGNKQANPFGQIPLSDQAVTVSSLLKKAGYNTALIGKWGLGVENSTGDPLKQGFDLYYGYLDQVLAHNSFPEYLLRNGKKEELKNAVVYEDSTKWHRGLGSYSETKIDYSQDFFISEALNFIDRQEKEPFFLYFPVTIPHDNGEAPEGFRQEIPNLGDYENKEWSRETKAYAAMISRLDRDVGKILDKLKEKEIDENALVIFTSDNGPMPNVEFTNFFNSNGIFKGGKRDLYEGGIRVPLIARWPGKIKPNTTSAHISAFWDFLPTACDLASVSPPKNVDGISFLPALLGEKQTTHDYLYWEFPEQGYSVAMRKGKWKAIRRNMAKDSQAPIELYNLEVDPGEKNNVAEDFPQVVAELENLLKSSRNPSEEFPIQEGY is encoded by the coding sequence ATGAATAGTAAGATTCTTCAGATTGTAACCCTTTGTGCATATCTAGTTTTAGGTTGCTCAGAAAAAAATAAGACAGCCGAAAAAAGTGCAGAAGGACCTCGGGATAAACCAAACATAATTTTTATAATGGCCGATGATCTTGGCTATGGAGATATCGAACCCTTTGGTCAAAAGTACATTAAAACCCCAAATTTAAATCGGCTCGCAAAAGAAGGTATGCGTTTTACACAGCATTATGCAGGGAATACCGTTTGTGCTCCATCCCGTTGCGCGTTAATGACAGGGATGCATATGGGGCACGCAGAGATAAGAGGGAATAAACAGGCAAATCCGTTTGGACAAATACCGCTCAGCGATCAAGCCGTTACAGTGTCCAGTCTTTTAAAGAAGGCCGGGTACAACACAGCTTTAATTGGTAAATGGGGTTTAGGTGTGGAGAATTCTACTGGCGACCCTTTGAAGCAGGGCTTCGATCTTTATTATGGATATTTGGATCAAGTTTTGGCGCATAACAGTTTTCCAGAATATTTGTTAAGAAATGGAAAGAAAGAAGAACTTAAAAATGCCGTTGTTTACGAAGACAGTACCAAATGGCATAGAGGTTTGGGGAGTTATAGTGAAACAAAAATTGACTATTCTCAAGACTTCTTTATTTCAGAAGCGTTAAATTTTATAGATCGTCAGGAAAAGGAACCTTTTTTTCTTTATTTCCCCGTAACAATTCCTCATGATAATGGAGAAGCTCCAGAAGGCTTTAGACAGGAGATCCCGAACTTAGGGGATTATGAGAATAAGGAATGGTCGCGGGAAACAAAGGCCTATGCTGCTATGATAAGCAGATTAGATCGGGATGTAGGTAAAATTCTGGATAAACTTAAGGAAAAGGAAATAGACGAAAATGCTTTGGTGATTTTCACCAGTGACAACGGTCCTATGCCTAATGTAGAGTTTACTAATTTCTTCAATAGTAATGGCATTTTTAAAGGAGGTAAGAGAGACTTGTATGAAGGAGGGATTCGAGTTCCATTAATTGCAAGATGGCCCGGTAAAATAAAGCCTAACACAACTTCGGCGCATATAAGTGCCTTTTGGGATTTTTTACCAACTGCTTGCGATCTCGCGTCGGTTTCGCCGCCAAAAAATGTTGACGGAATTTCTTTTCTACCAGCACTTTTAGGAGAAAAACAAACAACTCATGATTATCTCTACTGGGAATTTCCAGAACAGGGTTATAGCGTGGCTATGCGAAAGGGGAAATGGAAAGCAATTAGAAGAAATATGGCCAAAGATTCCCAAGCACCTATAGAATTGTATAACCTAGAAGTAGATCCAGGGGAGAAAAATAATGTAGCTGAAGACTTTCCTCAGGTAGTTGCAGAGCTAGAAAATCTTTTAAAGAGTTCTCGAAATCCTTCAGAGGAGTTTCCAATTCAAGAAGGTTATTAA
- a CDS encoding sulfatase — protein sequence MMSYVRNNGICTCLIAFFSFFLIGCSSEEKKDLKFKHVVVIVGDDHSSNVMGAYGNKKIRTPNLDKLAASGTFFTNAYSNSPLCSASRQSLLTGKYPHATGVNLLFTPFNDKTNTTIAEHLKKENFSTALVGKQHFNSWIWGALYKDKPPSFGFDTLIDRTSYKKWFQKQEVVPVSNTVSTFTTEIDSLPQNIARMNPFSLPHSYHDHFAEGTFLAKSAIDFIEKEKDNRIFLWLAFHEPHAPFAFPVEYQGKYRAENMDLPKGFPEDDRWIPERFKGFSDIQKKGVIASYYTSVEYMDKNIGLVIDALKQKGLYEDTLIIYLGDQGYLLNEHKRFEKHTMWQESIKAPLIVAGGKDIFKGKVIDEVIEFVDIAPFIADMVEAPPMKEAQGISLKSTIEEGTPRPYSYVFAEFLEDNKVMAANKNWKYIFSTGKRDLGQGYKTGNGAYGIHHRLYNLQKDPQESTNLAYEEEMAKKVEEMQDFIIKKFKQTHPYAKELPENLTTVGELVWFCEPRDVGAEYGGDPLKVWYHQP from the coding sequence ATGATGTCTTACGTTAGAAATAATGGAATTTGTACATGCCTCATCGCTTTTTTTAGTTTTTTTCTAATCGGATGCTCATCAGAAGAAAAGAAGGATCTAAAGTTTAAACACGTTGTGGTAATTGTTGGCGACGACCATTCAAGCAATGTGATGGGAGCATATGGCAATAAAAAAATTAGAACCCCAAATCTAGACAAATTAGCAGCATCAGGAACGTTTTTTACGAACGCTTATTCGAATTCCCCACTGTGTAGTGCCTCGAGACAATCTTTGTTGACTGGGAAATATCCGCACGCAACAGGGGTAAATTTACTTTTTACGCCTTTTAACGATAAAACCAATACGACTATTGCCGAACATCTAAAAAAAGAAAACTTTTCGACGGCGCTTGTCGGGAAACAACATTTTAATTCATGGATCTGGGGCGCGCTTTACAAGGACAAACCTCCATCTTTTGGTTTTGATACTTTAATAGATCGTACCTCTTATAAAAAATGGTTTCAAAAGCAAGAAGTTGTGCCCGTGTCTAATACTGTGTCAACATTTACTACGGAAATTGATTCGCTACCACAAAATATTGCCAGAATGAATCCATTTTCTCTTCCCCATTCGTATCACGATCATTTTGCAGAAGGGACTTTCCTGGCAAAAAGTGCCATTGATTTCATAGAGAAAGAAAAAGACAATAGAATATTTCTTTGGCTCGCTTTTCATGAACCCCATGCGCCTTTTGCATTTCCTGTGGAATATCAAGGGAAATATCGTGCGGAAAACATGGATCTTCCCAAGGGTTTTCCTGAAGATGATCGATGGATTCCAGAACGTTTTAAGGGTTTTTCAGACATTCAGAAAAAAGGGGTAATAGCCTCCTATTACACTTCGGTGGAATATATGGATAAAAACATAGGTTTGGTGATCGATGCGCTAAAGCAAAAAGGATTGTATGAAGACACCTTAATTATCTACTTGGGAGATCAAGGGTATTTGTTAAATGAGCATAAGCGCTTTGAAAAACATACGATGTGGCAGGAATCCATTAAAGCACCTCTAATAGTGGCAGGTGGAAAAGATATTTTTAAAGGAAAGGTAATTGATGAGGTAATAGAATTTGTAGATATCGCACCTTTTATTGCAGATATGGTCGAAGCGCCACCCATGAAAGAGGCTCAAGGAATTAGTTTGAAATCTACTATTGAAGAAGGTACCCCACGTCCTTATAGCTATGTGTTTGCAGAATTTTTGGAAGACAACAAGGTGATGGCAGCCAATAAAAATTGGAAGTATATCTTCAGTACAGGAAAGAGGGACCTTGGTCAAGGTTATAAAACAGGAAATGGGGCCTACGGAATTCACCATCGCCTTTATAATCTTCAAAAGGATCCACAAGAATCAACCAATCTAGCTTATGAAGAAGAGATGGCCAAAAAGGTTGAAGAAATGCAAGACTTTATAATAAAGAAGTTTAAACAAACGCATCCCTATGCAAAGGAATTACCAGAAAATCTAACCACTGTAGGTGAATTAGTATGGTTTTGTGAACCACGCGATGTGGGTGCCGAATATGGTGGGGATCCATTGAAGGTTTGGTATCATCAACCCTAA
- a CDS encoding sulfatase gives MSRWFQVLTLQTLLLFITISCAKKQENIIDQLPKKPNVLFAIADDATWKHFGAYGCNWVKTPNFDRVAKNGLLFMRAYTPNAKCAPSRSCIITGRNSWQLEAAANHSPNFPEKFKSYVEVLDSSGYSVGYTGKGWAPGNPGIKNGEERMLTGKPYNQYKTEPPTTHISSTDYAKNFETFLEDKPKGEAFCFWFGALEPHRSYEFGSGVEKGRKKINAIQEVPLFWPDVDTVRVDMLDYAFEIEYFDTQLGKMLETLQERDELDNTIVVVTADNGMPFPRAKGQSYEYSNHMPLAIMWPNGIKQKGRKVLDLVSFIDFAPTFLEVAGIAHGDSGMAPITGKSLTEFFYSEKDSIVNSKRDYALLGKERHDVGRPNDLGYPIRGIIKGDYLYLKNLKPDRWPAGNPQTGYLNVDGSPTKTYILNTRRNNSPKKYWQFNFGKRVEEELFNITKDPYCMNNLATNKSYDSIKTALGLNLMKKLTEQKDPRVLGDEFIFEEYEYFGKVNNFYNRYLAGEEIQTSWVNKTDFEPNFNEEDE, from the coding sequence ATGTCTAGATGGTTTCAAGTATTAACGTTACAAACCCTGTTGCTGTTTATTACAATTTCATGCGCTAAAAAGCAGGAAAATATAATAGACCAACTCCCTAAAAAACCCAATGTTTTATTTGCCATTGCAGATGATGCTACTTGGAAACATTTTGGGGCTTATGGCTGCAATTGGGTAAAAACCCCTAATTTCGATCGCGTTGCTAAAAACGGACTTTTATTTATGCGGGCATATACTCCAAATGCCAAATGCGCTCCTTCGCGCTCCTGTATTATAACCGGAAGAAATAGTTGGCAGTTGGAAGCGGCCGCCAATCATTCCCCAAACTTTCCAGAGAAATTTAAAAGTTATGTGGAGGTTTTGGATTCGTCGGGATATTCTGTGGGGTATACCGGTAAGGGGTGGGCTCCGGGCAATCCTGGAATAAAAAACGGTGAGGAAAGGATGTTAACCGGGAAACCTTACAATCAATACAAAACAGAACCTCCAACTACACATATTTCATCTACAGATTACGCTAAAAATTTTGAAACTTTTCTTGAAGATAAACCAAAAGGGGAAGCTTTTTGCTTTTGGTTTGGCGCCCTAGAACCCCATAGGTCTTATGAGTTTGGTTCGGGTGTTGAAAAAGGAAGAAAAAAAATTAATGCAATACAAGAAGTGCCATTATTCTGGCCCGACGTCGATACGGTTCGTGTCGATATGCTGGACTATGCTTTCGAAATAGAATATTTTGATACCCAATTGGGAAAAATGCTGGAAACCTTACAAGAGCGAGACGAACTCGACAATACCATTGTTGTGGTTACTGCAGACAATGGGATGCCATTTCCAAGGGCAAAAGGGCAGTCTTATGAATACTCCAATCACATGCCCTTAGCGATCATGTGGCCAAATGGCATCAAGCAAAAGGGAAGGAAAGTTTTAGATCTTGTAAGCTTTATAGATTTCGCCCCGACGTTTTTAGAAGTTGCTGGAATCGCACATGGAGATTCGGGAATGGCACCTATAACCGGGAAGAGCTTGACAGAATTCTTTTATTCTGAAAAGGACAGTATTGTTAATTCAAAAAGGGATTACGCGCTTCTTGGAAAAGAACGTCATGATGTTGGAAGACCCAACGATCTTGGTTATCCCATTCGCGGAATCATAAAAGGGGATTATTTATACCTGAAAAACCTTAAGCCCGATAGATGGCCAGCAGGTAATCCGCAAACAGGATATTTAAATGTAGACGGGAGTCCTACAAAGACCTATATTTTAAATACCAGAAGAAATAATAGTCCTAAAAAATATTGGCAGTTTAATTTTGGGAAAAGAGTAGAAGAGGAGCTTTTTAATATCACAAAGGATCCTTATTGCATGAATAATTTAGCCACAAATAAAAGCTACGATAGTATAAAAACAGCTTTGGGTTTAAATTTGATGAAAAAGCTAACGGAGCAAAAAGATCCAAGGGTTTTGGGAGATGAATTTATTTTTGAAGAATATGAATATTTCGGTAAAGTAAATAATTTTTATAATAGGTATCTTGCCGGGGAAGAGATTCAAACATCGTGGGTGAATAAAACAGATTTTGAGCCCAATTTTAATGAGGAGGATGAATAA
- a CDS encoding family 78 glycoside hydrolase catalytic domain, which translates to MYYLKFISSSLLYFLIFFSISLGGLQAQNNAQWVSYPTANTTDYGVYHFRKSFTINERPSVLKIHISADNRYNLFVNGQRVSYGPAKGDLKTYKYDIVDLAPFLQQGKNIIAAWVYNGGADKPLAFLSAQTAFYLDVEDDAFAQLRTGSNWKTFQNQAYTPISYNEMLHKERWFYGFYACGPGDDLDGSLYPWGWETLSFDDSNWVSAEVLTFNGGAPWNLVPRNIPFMADHKVKAKKIRSVTGISIPEGFLENAQKITVPANSKASVLIDFEVLTMGYPELTVSRGKGSSVKVKYAEALYEKVNLKAHRDSVNGKTMYGVWDVFRPDGKNDRVFRPLWKRTFRYVQLVIETAGEPLDIISYESEYSGYPYPEMAVFESNDDKLNEIFKICNRTLQMCSAETYYDTPFYEQLSYGGDNRPISAISTYNSNDDRLLREVLRLYPQSKNFDTKLFKSAYPSRFDFDMGTWSLAWIQTLYDYYLMRGDAEFIKPFSEDIDDVLGFFHRHMDEEKGILGTVISRNFVDWSIHEGRLPRSNDKNEITHSALLTLYYAHTLDCASKLYSKLGFLDRAEIYKKESDVIKVAIKKNFWDNSRKLFADNLEKDTFSQHANILAILCDILSEDEQKVLLDNILTNTDLDEYASTYFSFFLFKAMEKTNKEHLFLENLDLWYQFLDKGHTTCGETGFASHDRSDSHAWSAHPSYYLLKFVCGIRPADVGFKTVDISPNLGDLASIKASMPHKNGRIEVTYSVVGKFLDATIILPPNLGGKFKYNGEVHSLQPGKNKIRSRKKL; encoded by the coding sequence ATGTATTATTTAAAATTCATATCCAGCAGCCTTCTTTATTTTCTAATATTTTTTTCTATTTCGCTCGGTGGATTACAAGCACAAAATAATGCGCAGTGGGTAAGTTATCCCACCGCAAATACTACAGATTATGGGGTTTATCATTTCAGGAAATCCTTTACTATAAACGAGAGGCCATCTGTTCTAAAAATTCATATCTCGGCGGACAATAGATATAATTTATTTGTAAACGGTCAACGGGTTTCTTACGGCCCTGCCAAGGGGGATTTAAAAACTTATAAGTACGATATCGTAGATTTAGCGCCCTTCCTACAACAAGGGAAAAATATCATTGCGGCATGGGTCTATAATGGCGGCGCAGATAAGCCTCTCGCTTTTTTGTCGGCCCAAACAGCCTTTTATTTAGATGTTGAAGATGATGCGTTTGCTCAGTTAAGAACGGGGTCAAATTGGAAAACTTTTCAGAATCAAGCTTACACTCCTATTTCTTACAATGAAATGCTTCATAAGGAACGATGGTTTTATGGATTTTATGCCTGCGGGCCTGGAGATGATTTAGATGGCTCTCTGTATCCTTGGGGATGGGAGACCTTGAGCTTTGATGATAGCAATTGGGTTTCAGCAGAAGTGCTAACGTTTAATGGCGGGGCTCCGTGGAACCTAGTGCCAAGGAATATACCTTTTATGGCAGATCATAAAGTCAAGGCGAAAAAAATTAGATCGGTAACAGGGATTTCAATTCCCGAAGGATTTTTAGAAAATGCACAAAAAATAACCGTTCCCGCAAACAGTAAAGCTTCCGTTTTAATCGATTTTGAAGTCCTTACCATGGGTTATCCAGAATTAACAGTTTCACGAGGAAAAGGGAGTTCGGTAAAAGTAAAGTATGCGGAAGCTCTTTATGAAAAGGTAAACTTAAAAGCACACAGGGATTCTGTAAATGGTAAAACCATGTATGGTGTTTGGGATGTCTTTAGGCCAGACGGTAAGAATGATCGTGTTTTTAGACCGTTGTGGAAAAGAACTTTTCGATATGTGCAACTGGTCATAGAAACAGCTGGAGAGCCGTTGGATATTATTTCATATGAAAGTGAATATTCAGGATATCCCTATCCAGAAATGGCTGTTTTTGAAAGTAATGATGATAAATTGAATGAAATCTTCAAAATTTGCAATCGTACGCTGCAAATGTGCTCTGCGGAAACTTATTACGATACACCGTTTTATGAACAATTAAGTTATGGTGGTGATAACCGACCCATTTCGGCAATATCGACCTATAATTCTAACGATGATCGCTTATTGCGGGAGGTTTTGCGTTTGTATCCACAGTCTAAAAATTTCGATACCAAATTATTTAAAAGCGCTTATCCATCCCGGTTCGATTTCGATATGGGGACCTGGTCTTTAGCTTGGATACAAACTTTGTATGATTATTATTTAATGCGCGGTGATGCAGAATTTATAAAACCTTTTTCTGAAGATATAGACGATGTCCTTGGATTTTTCCATCGGCATATGGATGAAGAAAAAGGAATTTTAGGAACCGTGATAAGCCGAAATTTTGTCGATTGGAGCATTCATGAAGGCCGTCTTCCTAGATCGAACGATAAAAATGAGATAACCCATTCTGCATTGTTAACATTGTATTATGCGCATACATTGGATTGTGCTTCGAAATTATATTCAAAATTGGGCTTTTTAGATAGGGCAGAGATTTATAAAAAAGAGTCGGATGTTATTAAAGTGGCGATTAAGAAAAATTTTTGGGACAATAGCAGGAAGTTGTTTGCAGATAATCTAGAAAAGGACACTTTCTCTCAACACGCTAATATTTTGGCAATTTTATGTGATATTCTCTCTGAGGACGAACAGAAAGTACTCTTAGATAATATTCTTACAAATACAGACTTAGATGAATATGCGAGCACATATTTTTCATTTTTTCTTTTTAAGGCGATGGAGAAAACCAATAAAGAGCATCTGTTTTTGGAAAATTTGGACTTATGGTATCAATTTTTAGATAAAGGACATACCACTTGTGGTGAAACGGGGTTTGCTTCCCATGATAGATCCGACTCCCATGCGTGGAGTGCACACCCGAGTTATTATTTGTTGAAGTTTGTTTGTGGCATACGCCCAGCAGATGTAGGTTTTAAAACCGTAGATATAAGCCCGAATTTAGGGGATTTAGCTTCCATAAAGGCTTCTATGCCTCATAAAAATGGACGTATTGAAGTCACATATTCGGTAGTTGGTAAATTTTTAGATGCGACTATTATTCTGCCTCCAAACCTTGGTGGAAAGTTTAAATATAATGGCGAAGTACATTCACTTCAGCCAGGTAAAAATAAAATTAGATCGCGAAAAAAACTTTGA